The Anaeromyxobacter sp. Fw109-5 genomic interval CGGCCTCAGGTCGGTGCGCGAGCGCGGCGGCTGGACGGCGGCGCAGGGGCCTGCCTCCGCGGTGGTGTTCGGCATGCCCGGCGCCGCGATCGAGCGGGGCGCCGCCCTCCACACCCTCGAGCTCGACGACATCGCCCCCGCGCTCCTCAGGCTCGCTCGCGCCCCCGCCCTCGCCCCCCGCGCGTGATGGCGGCGCCGCGTCGCGCGCGGTGTAGGTTCGGGGCGAGATGTGGTTCGACGCGCTCCTGCACGCGCGCGCGCTCCGGACGCGCGACCTCGACGACCTCGCCTTCTTCGGCGTCTCGGGGGCCCTCGTCCCGTCGGACGACACCGTCGTGCCGGCCACCGCGTCGGCCATCCGCGCCGGCTGGGACGAGACCGCGGCCGCGGCGCGCCGGCTGCGCCGCGCCGGCCTCGACGGGCACGCGGCCGTCGGCATCCACCCGCGGTGCATTCCGCTGCGCGGCCTCGAGGCGCTGCTGGCGGAGCTGCCCGTCGCGCTCGATCGGCCGGAGGTGACGGCCATCGGCGCCGTCGGCCTCGCCGGCGGGGGCGAGCTCGAGGAGCGCGTCTTCGCCCGGCAGCTCGCGCTCGCGCGCGAGCTGCGCCGCCCCGTGCTCGTCGCCACGCCGTGGCGCGCCAAGGAGCGGATCACCCGGCGGGTGCTCGCCCTGCTGCGCGAGGCGGAGCTGGATCCCCGCCGCGTGCTCGTCACGGGCGCCGATGCGCGAACCGTCCGCGCGGTGCGGGCGTGCGGCTACCTCGCCGGCCTCTCGCTCTCCGCCACCGGCGCGCCACGCGGGCCGATCGCGGAGGCGGTGCGGCTCGTGCGCGCGCTCGGGCCGGAGGGGCTCGTGCTGGGCTCGGACGCCGGCGTGGCGGGCGCCGATCTGCTCGCCCTCCCGCTCGCGGCGGACCGGCTCGCGAAGGCGGGGCTCTCCGAGGCGGTGGTGCGGCGGGTGTGCGGCGGCAACGCGCGCGCGTTCCTGGGCCTCGGGGCGGAGCCGCGGGGTCGGCGCGCCCCGGCCCGGCGGGAGGGCGGTGCGCGCTAGCGGCTGCGGCGACGGCGGGGACGCGCCTCGGCGTCCTCGCGCTTCCAGTGGCCGCTCCGGCCGCCCTTCTTCTCCACGAGCTCCAGCCCCTCGATGCGCATGCCCTTCTCGTACCGCTTCAGCATGTCGTAGATCGTGAGGCAGGCGGCGGCCACCGCCGCGAGCGCCTCCATCTCGACGCCGGTCCGGTCGACGGTGCGCACCGTCGCGGTCACCGCGACGCCGCGCGGTCCCGGCTCCACCTCCGTCTCCACGCCGGAGAGCGCGATGGGGTGGCAGAGCGGGACGAGGTCGGGCGTCTTCTTCGCGGCCATGACCCCGGCGAGCCGGGCGGCGGCGAGGACGTCGCCCTTCTCCACGTCCCCCCGCTCGACCCGCGCGACGGTCTCCCGCGACATGGCCACGAAGCCGCGCGCGATCGCCACCCGCTCCGTCCTCGGCTTCGCGCCGACGTCGATCATCTTCATCGGGCTAGTCCCAGGTCTCCGTCGTGTGCTCGCCGAGGAAGCGCTCGGCGTCGATGGCGGCCATGCAGCCGGACCCGGCGGCGCTGATCGCCTGGCGGTAGCTCGGGTCGGCGACGTCGCCCGCGGCGAAGACGCCCGGGACGCTCGTGGCCGTCGAGGGCGACCTCACCTCGAGGTAGCCCACGTCGTTCATGGCGAGCTGGCCCTTGAAGATGCCGGTGTTCGGCTCGTGGCCGATGCCCATGAAGACGCCCTTGAGCGGCACCTCGCGCAGCGATCCGTCCTTCGTGGAGCGGAGCCGCACGCCCGTGACCGCCTTGCCGTCGCCGAGGATCTCGTCCACCACCGACTCGAGCACGAGCTCGACCTTCGGGTTCTTCTGCGCGCGCTCCTGCATGATCTTCGACGCGCGCAGCTCGGAGCGGCGGTGGATCACGTAGACCTTCGTCGCGTACTTGGTGAGGAAGATCGCCTCCTCCATCGCGGTGTCGCCGCCGCCCACCACCGCCACGTCCACGCCGCGGAAGAAGAACCCGTCGCAGGTCGCGCAGGCGGACACGCCGCGCCCCTGGTACTGCTTCTCCGAGGCGATGGCGAGCCACTTCGCGGACGCGCCGGTCGCGACGACGACCGCGTCGGCGGTGAAGAGCCGGTCCTCCTGCCAGAGCTGGAAGGGGCGTCGCGTGAAGTCCACCCGCGTCACCTCACCCAGCTCGAAGCGCGTGCCGAACCGCTCCGCCTGCTTCTTCATGAGCTCCATGAGCTCGGGCCCGAGGATGCCCTCCGGGAAGCCGGGGAAGTTCTCGACCTCGCTCGTGATGGTGAGCTGCCCGCCCGGCTGCATCCCCTCGAACATGAGCGGGTTCAGGTTCGCGCGCGCGGCGTACAGGGCGGCGGTGTAGCCGGCGGGGCCGCTACCGATGATGACGAGCCTCTCGTGCTGGGCCATTGGGTTCCCTCGATTGAGCGGACGGTTGTCTATCCTCTCGGAGCCCGGGTGTCATGGGGAAGGTTCGATCCCGGGGGCGCCGCCGGCACGGCCGCTCGGGCCCGGCGGCCGCCGCGCCCAGAGGAAGACGCGGCGGTAGGTGTAGAGGAAGGGGCGCTCGTCCGGCAGCTCCGCGAGCAGCCGCTCGCGGTACCTCGCCAGGAAGCGCGCGTACGCCTCGGGCGAGAGGCGCCGCTCGTAGTCGGTGAGGAGCGTCCCGCGCACCCACTCGATCACCGCGGCCGGCTCGGGCAGGGGGTGCGCGTAGATCTCCACCCGCACCCGCTGGCGGGAGACGCCGAGGCTCCACAGGACCCGCGCGTACGCCTCGGGCGCGAGCACCGGGCTCTGGCGCACGAAGCCGGCCAGGGCGGCGGCGAGGTCCGGCTCGCGGGCCACCTCGCGGGCGACCGCGTGCGACGGGTGCTCCTCGTTGGCCGGGATCTGCAGCGCGAGCTGCCCGCCCGGCGCGAGGAGCGCCGCGAGCCGCGGCAGGAGGGCCGCGTGGTCGGGCACCCAGTGCAGGGCGGCGTTGGAGAGGACGAGGTCGTACGGCCCGTCGTCCACCGCCGCGAGATCGCCCTGGCGGAAGGCGAGCCCGCCGCCCGCGTGCGCCGCGGCGCGCGCCAGCATCGCCGCGGAGGCGTCCACGCCGACGGTCTCGCGCGCGCCGAGCCGCTCGTGCGCGAGGCGCGTGAGCTCGCCCGAGCCACAGCCGAGATCGACGATCCGCATGCCCGGCCGCGGCTCGATGGTGGCGAGGAGATCGAGGAACGGCGCCCGCCGCTCGCCGGCGAAGCGGGCGTAGCGATCGGGGTTCCAGACGTCGCGCTCGGCGGTGGGCAAAGGCGTTGACCTCCCCGGCGATTTGGCGGAATCTCGCCCGCGTTCAGATTATCCCCCCGAGCCTTTCCTCGTCCGGAGCCTCCGCCCCATGAAGAGCCGTCACCTCGTCGTCGCCGCGCTCGCCCTCGCGCTCGCGGCGTGCCAGTCCCCTCGCCCGGCGCAGCAGGCCTCGAACGGCCAGGCGCAGAAGCAGGATCCCAAGGCGCCCGTGGCCAAGATCGGGGCCCAGACGATCACCGCCGGTGAGCTCGACGAGCTCGTGAAGAAGGACCTCGACCAGCTCGAGCAGCAGTACCAGGAGCAGCGCTACCAGCTCCGGCGCCAGGCGCTCGAGGCGATGATCCGCAAGCGCATCGTCGAGGAGAAGGCGAAGGCCCAGAACCTCTCGCCGGAGGAGATGGTCCAGCGGGACATCGGCGCCAAGGTCGCGGAGCCGTCCGAGGAGGAGCTGAAGGCGCTCTACGATCGCGCCAAGGCCGGCGGCCAGCAGCTCCCGCCGTACGAGCAGGTGAAGCCGGACATCGCGCGCTTCGTGAAGAACCAGAAGGCGCAGGGGCTCCTCGCCGAGTACTACGAGGAGCTCAAGAAGGACGCGAAGGTCGAGGTGCTCCTCCCCGCGTACGAGCCGCCCAAGGTGGAGGTCGCGGCGACCGGCCCGTCGAAGGGCCCGCAGGGCGCGCCGGTGACGATCGTCGAGTTCTCCGACTTCGAGTGCCCGTACTGCGTGCGCGCCGAGGACACGGTGAAGCAGGTGCTCGCCGCCTACCCGGACAAGATCCGGCTCGTGTACCGCGACTTCCCGCTGCCCATGCACGCCCGCGCGCCGAAGGCCGCCGAGGCGGCCCACTGCGCCGGCGATCAGGGGAAGTACTGGGAGATGCACCAGCGGCTGTTCGCCTCGAGCAACGCGATCGACGTCCCCGATCTCAAGAAGTACGCGGGCGAGCTGAAGCTCGATCAGGCCAAGTTCGACAAGTGCCTCGACTCCGGCGAGAAGACCCAGGTGGTCGAGGAGCACAGGAAGGCAGGCGAGGAGGCGGGCGTGAGCGGCACGCCGGCGTTCTTCATCAACGGCCGGATGCTCAGCGGCGCCCAGCCCCTCGACGCGTTCAAGAAGGTGATCGACCAGGAGCTGGCGAGCGCGGGCAAGTAGCGAGTCGACGTCGCACCGCCCCCGGACGGCAGCACGGACGTCCGGTTTGCATCGCCGGCGGTCCCTCGAGCTCGCGCGGCCTCGCCACTCGCGGGGCCGCGCTGCGCTCGGGATCACGCGCCCTGCCGCGGGGGCAGCGACGGGGCGCGTGGCGGGTTACATATGCGGCCGGCCGCCTCGCCTCCTTCGGGGCGCCGGGAGGACCTCGACGCATGGGCGGCTACGGGCAGGGCGCGGCGGCGACGCTGGGTGAGCGGCGGAAGACGCGGGGCATCCGCCTCGGCAACGTCCCCATCGGCGGCGGCGCCCCCATCGCCGTGCAGTCGATGACCACCACGCAGACGTCCGACGCGCCCGCGAC includes:
- a CDS encoding TatD family hydrolase; translation: MWFDALLHARALRTRDLDDLAFFGVSGALVPSDDTVVPATASAIRAGWDETAAAARRLRRAGLDGHAAVGIHPRCIPLRGLEALLAELPVALDRPEVTAIGAVGLAGGGELEERVFARQLALARELRRPVLVATPWRAKERITRRVLALLREAELDPRRVLVTGADARTVRAVRACGYLAGLSLSATGAPRGPIAEAVRLVRALGPEGLVLGSDAGVAGADLLALPLAADRLAKAGLSEAVVRRVCGGNARAFLGLGAEPRGRRAPARREGGAR
- the moaC gene encoding cyclic pyranopterin monophosphate synthase MoaC, with translation MKMIDVGAKPRTERVAIARGFVAMSRETVARVERGDVEKGDVLAAARLAGVMAAKKTPDLVPLCHPIALSGVETEVEPGPRGVAVTATVRTVDRTGVEMEALAAVAAACLTIYDMLKRYEKGMRIEGLELVEKKGGRSGHWKREDAEARPRRRRSR
- the trxB gene encoding thioredoxin-disulfide reductase translates to MAQHERLVIIGSGPAGYTAALYAARANLNPLMFEGMQPGGQLTITSEVENFPGFPEGILGPELMELMKKQAERFGTRFELGEVTRVDFTRRPFQLWQEDRLFTADAVVVATGASAKWLAIASEKQYQGRGVSACATCDGFFFRGVDVAVVGGGDTAMEEAIFLTKYATKVYVIHRRSELRASKIMQERAQKNPKVELVLESVVDEILGDGKAVTGVRLRSTKDGSLREVPLKGVFMGIGHEPNTGIFKGQLAMNDVGYLEVRSPSTATSVPGVFAAGDVADPSYRQAISAAGSGCMAAIDAERFLGEHTTETWD
- a CDS encoding methyltransferase domain-containing protein encodes the protein MPTAERDVWNPDRYARFAGERRAPFLDLLATIEPRPGMRIVDLGCGSGELTRLAHERLGARETVGVDASAAMLARAAAHAGGGLAFRQGDLAAVDDGPYDLVLSNAALHWVPDHAALLPRLAALLAPGGQLALQIPANEEHPSHAVAREVAREPDLAAALAGFVRQSPVLAPEAYARVLWSLGVSRQRVRVEIYAHPLPEPAAVIEWVRGTLLTDYERRLSPEAYARFLARYRERLLAELPDERPFLYTYRRVFLWARRPPGPSGRAGGAPGIEPSP
- a CDS encoding thioredoxin; this encodes MKSRHLVVAALALALAACQSPRPAQQASNGQAQKQDPKAPVAKIGAQTITAGELDELVKKDLDQLEQQYQEQRYQLRRQALEAMIRKRIVEEKAKAQNLSPEEMVQRDIGAKVAEPSEEELKALYDRAKAGGQQLPPYEQVKPDIARFVKNQKAQGLLAEYYEELKKDAKVEVLLPAYEPPKVEVAATGPSKGPQGAPVTIVEFSDFECPYCVRAEDTVKQVLAAYPDKIRLVYRDFPLPMHARAPKAAEAAHCAGDQGKYWEMHQRLFASSNAIDVPDLKKYAGELKLDQAKFDKCLDSGEKTQVVEEHRKAGEEAGVSGTPAFFINGRMLSGAQPLDAFKKVIDQELASAGK